The following nucleotide sequence is from Cercospora beticola chromosome 2, complete sequence.
AGGGACCGAACCCATCTTTTTGCTCTCAatcaattgctgctgctcacgcTCGCCGCTCGGATGAGGACCGAATCCGACCGAACTGCAGTCGCCCAGCTCCAAGAGATCGCTTATTCGAAAGCTTCACAGATCGAGATCTGCAAAGAAGACAAGGAAATGCGGATGCGGTGTCGATGGCCATCGATACACGACTATGTGAAAGCGAACGACTACCTGCCATATGGTCCCAGATGTCCCAGTTCTAATTCAGGTCGGAGCATCATCGACGATGCCTGCTTCTCTAATCCATCAGCAGACTCCCTCAATGCTGCTAGGGACGAGGACTGCGTGGCAATCGTCAAGCTGAAATCCGGCCACGACCGTGCCGGGGCCAGTCAAAGGTCATCATAGCACCGTTCCAACAGATCTTCCTTTGCGATACCTTTTCCATTCCACGAAGGAAGTCTCGAAGTGGGACCAAGAGTATTTTATCCAGAGTAATTAAACACCAACAAGCTCACCGGTGAATCACGAGTAATGCCAAAGGCGCAGTACGGACATGCCAGGATTCTGCAGAACTTCGGGAGATGAAAGCAGGAGCTGCAACCCGACATAGTGGCCAGCTGAGCCTCAAACTGTACTACTACTATGATCCGGCCCGCATGCTGAGCGAGTCTTCTTGATGTTGTTACTACAACATACGCGGTCTCATAATGCTTGTGCAAAGACAAGCATTGCTTCCTACCTTAGCTGCTTTGAGTACCGTCTGTGTACATCATAATGCGAGGAAGCCAGTTCACTTCCGAACTGTACGACGAGTTGAGTACTGGCAAGGGTCGCACATGCGTATGAACGACATGTTGCCTCTTATAGAAGCAGCAACACTCGGCGTGGTGACGTGAACTCCAGCTCCGCGTGTAGTCGTCACTGCATCTCTAAGCGGCTTGTCCGGGTGCCTCGACATTCCACTTGTTGCAATTTTGCTCAGCTCTGCTCCTCAGTCTGAGAGCGAAGCACACACCCATCGCACGACCATCCAGGCAGAACATTGTGGCATCCCGAGAACTGTATTCTCCTACCTTCTCTCTCTTCGGTCCCCCAATCAACAGCGAGATGCCTGCAGTTTTGAGTCCTTCTCATCCCAGGCTGCCTCCAGTGTAACGGAGCGTTTGAAAATAACGCAGGCAGGTAACTGGCTTGTCACGTTAGAGCTCTTGGTGCCTAGTGCAATTCCGATTTTACTGCCAGTCCGTACTGTATCGTGAACACAGATCAAATGAGACTCTAAGGCAGTAAGCAGTCCGGGCTCGTGACGGCATTCTACTACCTGTGGCGTCGGAAACATCAGGGCGTTCGCGGTATTGAGCACCAGCGGCCAATGACCAGCGCTGTCTCGAGACAATGCTCTTCCTCGTTGACTGTTCCGCTCTCATCGCTTTCCCAGCCTGGTAACTGGTAACTCCGGAAGTCTTCGCCATGCTTGGACAGAATGTACTCCGCATCAATTCTGGTCACGTGGAGGGCCAGTCGTGGCGCCAGTGGTAATCAAATGTGCCACTGCCACTTGAGGGAAGCGACTTCACTTGTTCATGttcatcttctgcatcttTTCACCTTCAACACTCCTGTGCCACCCAACGCCACTCCGATATGCCATAGCTCTTTCAACGCCAGACCATGGCCCATCCAGACCCAGCGCGTGTCCATCCCGCTTCCGCTGCCTGCCAACCTGCGAACTTCACCCACGAGTTGACCACGAGTCCGCCAAACGCCACGCGCACGCCGCACAGAACGCTCAGAGCCAGCACAGCGCTCGGTGGTCGACGTGAAAAGTGGGATGTTGGAGTCAAAAGTGACTCGTGGGGACGTGAATTGTGCTGTCAGCTCATCTGCAGCTCAAATCACGACATCCCAAGCGAGGGTCCGAGCAGACTGAAGCTGCTGTTGACTGGCTGCAGAATGTGTGAACGCTGGTACAACTACAACTTCGACACGGTCACGCTCGCAAAATCTCGCGCTACTATCGCGCTATGCGCGCGTCGGCACTGGAGCTGTGGGTGCGACTGAGGCTCGTTCCATGctgtccaccaccgccaatCGGAGAAGTACCTCACCCGGTTTGTGCCAGGTCAGAAGAATTTTGCAAAGCCTTCGGGGACACTATTGCTTGGCGCTCAACCCGCGAGAGAATGCTTGTCGAGAGAGAGGCTGGCGCGCGCTTCTGGACCACTTCGCTCCATCTGTGTCATCCACCGGCTCAATCGCGGCCATTGGAGACACGTTCATGACACCTTGTCCAGCAGCGCATATGCTGCATTTGCACTCCTGCCAAACGCAGCGCGGCGAGAGACGGTAAACGATTGATGATACTTTGTCCTGTGATATCCAGTGAAACGGCTGAAAGAGGTAATTGTTTCCCCATTGTGACGTGGGCGTTTTGCACGCCACGCCTGGCATGCGAACTCGGCACGCTCTTCAACTGGGCGCTGTGCTCTCAACCGATACTTGAGACTAGGCCAAGCCACGTCGCTTCTGGCATTGAATAACTTCCACGCTTCCAGTTGCACTCACTTCTTGTACTGTACCTCCAGATGACACTACACCGACCATGAATATTATTGACACCACCAAGGACCTTTCCACGCTATTTGATAACCAAGCGCAGGCCACACCAGACGCGGTAGCCCTCGAGGACGAAAAAGTTACATACACGTATGCGCAACTCGCGAAGAAGGTCGATGAGCTCGCCCACCGACTTCGCCAGCATGGCGTGAAGAGAGATAGCCTCGTCGGCGTGCTATTGCCACGAAGTGCCGATTACGTTGTCGCCTGCCTCGCCGCCCTCAAAGCTGGGGGTGCCTATCTCGTGCTCGAGCTTGCCTACCCTCCAGATTTGCTGGCCGATGTGATCGAAGATGCCCAACCGGTCGTAGTCATCCACAACGAATCCGAGACTGGCAAGATCAAGCCCGATATCCCTCGCGTTGTACTTGacgaagatcaagaagtaCTGACCAACGGCCATGCGGAGACCAATGGAGAAGGCCCAGATCCTGATGATCTCGAGAAACTAGCATTCGTTGCTTACTCCTCTGGTACCACTGGCAAACCCAAAGGCATCGCGAATCCTCATCGTGCCTCCGTGCTGTCGTACAATCTTCGATTTGGTCTCTCAGATGTCGAACCTGGCGCGCGTGTGGCTTGCAATGTCTTCTTCGTATGGGAGATCATCAGACCTTTGCTTCGAGGCGCGACCGTGGTGACCGTGCCAGACGAGTCCAGCTATGACCCAGCCGctctagtagaattactatcTGCGAAGAAAGTCACAGAGACTTTGATGACCCCCACATTACTGGCAGCTGTACTTGCTCGATTCCCTGACATTGGCTCGAGACTTGCAAATCTGAAGACTCTATGGCTGAACGGTGAAGTCGTCTCTAGTAAGTGAACCAATAGCCCCAAGACTCCACGCTCCGCAATCCTTCGACCACAtgctaatctatcttagacgACCTTGCTCGCAGAGCTCTCCACGCTCTTCCACAAGTCCGACTACTGAATTGCTATAGCGCTTGCGAGACACACGAAATCGCATGTGGTGATGTCGCGGACATGATTCGCGATGACGCCGTCAACTGCCCTGTCGGAAAGCCGTTCGAACCTGAGCATATCCATATCCTGGGCGAAGATGGGAAAGAAGTTGAGCCTGGAAACAGCGGTGAGCTGTATGTCGGCGGTTCCTTGCTAGCTCGTGGCTACCTGAACCGTCCCGAGACCACCGCGGCGGCATTTTTGCCAGACCACTTCAACGGCGACAACCCGGACGCACGGATTTACAGAACAGGCGATCTTGCGATCTTACATGAGAACGGCTTGTTGGAGATTACCGGACGAACTGGTACCATGATCAAGCTTCGTGGCTATTCTGTCGTCCCTGCGAAGGTCGAAGATACTGTTACTAAATATCTGGCCGTCAGACAATGCGCGGTCACTGCACATGGAGATGGCTTGGATCGCCAGCTGGTAGCCTACTTTGTGAAGGACTCCGAAGCTGGCAGCGACCGACCTATTGTGGAGATTGACGATCAGAACCATAGCCCAGCTGCGAGAAAGGTCCTCACGCCATACCTTGCACAGTACATGCTTCCCACGCTCTGGGTAGAACTGAAAGAACTTCCCACGCACAGTGTATCTGGAAAAATCGACCTCAAGAGTCTTCCTTCGCCTATCCCAGTCAAAACAGCAAACGGCGCGAAACCTGCCAAGGATCCCATTAGCATCGACGACATTGCAGAGGTGTGGGCCAATACTCTGGGCGCGGAGCGAAAGCAGTTGAAGCCAGAGCACAGCTTCTTTGATCTCGGTGGTCACTCGCTTTCGCTCGCGGCGTTGGCTACCAAGCTTTCTAGGCGTTTTGGCTTCCGCATCCCTGTGGGACGACTGGCTGATCCGCCGACGCTCGAGAGCCACCTGCACACTGTTCGCGAGGTACGAGATGGTACAATTGCCGCAGTACAATCCGATCTTCCGACTGCGTTGCGCAAAGATTCGAATCTGGATCGCGACATCGAGCCAAATGGAGCGAAAATTTGTGCTCTCAAGGATGCGAGAACAGTACTGCTTACCGGCGCGACTGGTTTCCTTGGTGCCTTCTTACTTCACGAACTTTTGGAAGGGACTTCGGCTCAGATTATCTGTCTTGTTCGTTCTCCTGAATCTTCGGAAGAAGACAAGCCTGGTTGCACTGCAAGGATACGAAGGAATCTCATCGACCTGGGACTATGGAGCGACTCCGTCATGGAGCGTGTCGAGGTTTTACCCGCCGATTTGCCTAGGAAACGATTCGGACTGGCTCCCGAGAAGTTCAGTGAGCTCGCTGAGAGAGTGCAAGTGATCGTTCACGCTGCTGCACAGGTCAACCTCGTGTACCCATACGCTGCGTTGCGAGCAAGCAATGTCGATGGCACAAAAGAGATTTTGCGATTAGCATGCATGGGCGGCGCCACTGTGCAGTATGTATCTACCAACGGAGTCCTGCCTCGTTCCGAATCTGGTCACGGCTGGCCCGAAGATGCTATGCTCTACGTGGACGCTGTGCCTGAGAAGATTCCTGATGGCTATGGCCAAACGAAGTGGGCTGCAGAACAGCTTGTGCTTGAAGCTGGGCGTCGCGGCCTTCCTGTGAGGATTCTGCGCGCGGGAACCATTTCTGGACACAGCCTGACTGGCGCTGCCAACGCCTGGGATCTGCTTACCGCATTGTTCGTGGAATCAATACACTTGGGCTACTATCCAGACGTTCGCGGCTGGAGGGCAGAGATGACACCAGTCGACTTCGTGAGCAAAGCTATTGTCCATCTTGGTAACCAGACGCATGCGAAACAGCTGGTCTTCCATCTGGGAGATCCAGATCCGATTGAGACCAGGGAAGTATTCCAGCACTTTGCGGAGCTCGGGTATCCCACTGAGCCGATGGACTTCGACAAGTGGGTGAACTTGTGGAACGAGAAACGAGGCGCAATGAAGGGCGGCGAAGGAGCCTTTACAGTCGACATCATGCGCAGTGGAATGCCAAGTGTTGGCTTCCTGCGTGACATCGTGGTGCTCAACAACGCTCAGACCAGGCCTTTCCGCGCTATTGTGGAGCGACCAAAGGTTGATCCGATACTCCTCGAGACATACGCACGACACTGGTTCGCCAGAGGATGGTTGGAGAAGCCTCCTGCACGAAATAGCGCTCTTGGAGGGTCGGCTCTTAGAGTGCGCAAGAGTATCCTCACTGGCCGCGTTGCAGTCATTACCGGTGCCTCGTCAGGGATCGGTGCCGCTGTGGCCAGCGCCCTTGCGGCTGAAGGTTGCCACCTTGTCCTCGCTGCTCGCAGAACGCCAGCCCTCGAGAGTCTCAAGCGCCGGCTTGCAGTCAGAGATGGCAAGGTCATTGTCAAGCAAACTGATGTCACGGACAAAGCGCAAGTCGATGATCTCCTTCAGACGGCCGAGAAGGAGCTCGGCGCAGTCGACATCCTCGTCTCTTGCGCTGGCGTGATGTACTTCACCATGATGGCCAACGCACACACAGACGAATGGAACACCACTGTGGACGTCAACTGCAAGGGTCTGCTGCATGTTCTCGCAGCGACTGTCCCCGGTATGCTGAGGCGTGGCGCCGGACACATCGTGGCCATTTCTTCCGATGCAGGACGTAAAGTCTTTCCTGGTCTCGGTGTCTACTCTGCCTCCAAATTCTTCGTCGAAGCAACTCTGCAGTCCTTGCGCCTTGAGACTGCGGGTAAAGGTCTGCGGGTGACAGCTGTGCAGCCTGGAAACACCCAGACCGATCTACTGAACATGTCCAGTGATGAGGAGGCTATCAAAGCATATGGACAACCGAGTGGGGCGAAGATCATGGATCCTGAGGACGTGGCGAATGCTATCGTGTATGGTCTGAAGCAGCCAGAACACATTGCTGTCAACGAGATCTTGATCGAGCCCAGGGACGAGCCTATATAGGTCATCGCTGTCGTTTTGAAATGCTAGGGAATGCGCTTCCATAGTGCGTGTGCGATTGAGCTACTTTTTTGTCAGCGTTAGAGACAACAAAACTGTGTGTAGAATTATTCCATTGAAAGCGCTTCTTCCgtgcctcctcctcctttgGGCCCTAGCAATGGAACACCTGCCATGCTTCAGTCCTGTGATTCCCAGAAGCCCATATTCATATGAAGTGGAACAATAAGCTGAAATGATGACAAGAATTGCCGCTTTCGAATACCGCTCCTCTCAGACTCCGGTTCCCTGCGTGACATCTTGCATCAGCAAGGCGGCAGATGTACGTATTGCCGTCGCACGTGGGGCGTGCAGGAATACATCCTGCCGATCACAACGTCTCATCTCTCGCACGAAAGCCTCTTTATGTGATTTGCGCAGCTTCAAGCATATGCTCGTTCACACGTCTGCGTCCAGAAGGTCAAAGGTCCGTGACCAGGACATACGAAGCTGGCCAATTCGCAACGACGCGGTGATGAAGAGTTTCAACACAATCGTAACAATGTATGTTTGTACCTCCTACGTCTCTCTCGATCTCCCATTTGTTTAACGGCCCGGCAAAGCGGCACGTCTAGCGAGTCGCAAACCCCATCTGCCGCGGGTAGACGGTGCCCGCTTTCGGGCTCGGCGGCGTAAATGGCGGACTTTAGATGGGAGCGACACTCCTTGGGCGAGCGAGTGATGGACAATCGTGGAAAGAACAAGGTAccttctcctctgcttcGTCTCGTCCGTGACCGCTCTTTCGAAAAATGATGGTTTCGAGACACCGAAGTACCACCACAAACGAGGTGAAATAGAAATACATCAGcacacctcctcctctcttATGGTGATAGCGAAAGCGAAAGTTTAAAGCATTCCGCGCCGCAGACGCAGCATCGCCGCCAAGCGATCGATACCTACGCTTTGTGGAGCGCCCAGAGATCTAAGAGAGATGTCGCGGTCTTCGGCGAGTGATCTGGGGAAGGAGGCCGAGACTCGGAATATCAATCAACACAGCAACATCGACCATGATCTTACTACTGGCCAAAAGGAATTGATTGAAGCCGCCGAACCACCTTTCACTGAAGGTGAGTCCGACGAGAAAGATGAGCAAGAATCGAACGACCTGGAACGAGTTGCAACAAAAGCTTCATCGAAACCCAGCGTGAACAATATCAAAAGCGTACCGAATGGCGGGCTTTGGGCTTGGTTGCAAGTTgtgtcgagcttcttcttgttcatgGTAAGACTAAATCGCCCCTCACCACAAATTCGATCGAGAAATGAGGAGTGCTGATATTTGTTCTCGTATGACAGAACACCTGGGGCATCGTAAACACATTGTGGGTGAACGGAGTGACCTGTcatatagaaggaaagaacCATAACTGACCACAAGTCCTGTCCAGCGGCACGTACCAAACCTACTATGAAACCGGCCTCCTCTCTACATCCTCACCCAGCGCCATCTCCTGGATCGGCAGCATCCAGGCCACACTTCTTCTCTTCGTAGGAAGTCTAACAGGCCCCATATATGACTCCGGCTACGCCCGATCACTTGTCTTCACTGGGACATTTCTCGTTGTGTTCGGTCAGATGATGCTTTCCCTGAGCACAACCTATTACCAAGTTATTCTTTCACAAGCGATCTGTATCGGCATCGGGACCGGATGTCTTTTCATACCATGTGTGGCGGTGTTATCGACATACTTCAGCACGCGAATAGCGACGGCGGTGGGACTTGCGGCAGCGGGCTCGAGTATTGGCGGCGTAGTGTATCCCATTGTGTTTTATCGATTACAGCCCGCAATTGGATTCGCTTGGACGACGAGGGTGCTGGGATTTCTGGAGTTGACGACTTTGGGAGTGAGCTGTGCCGTGCTGAGGATAAGAGTCTTGCCTGCTGGACGGCGCAAGTTTTTGGACCTGGCGGCGTGGAAAGAGGTGCCGTTTACATTTTTCGTCTTAGGCACGTTTATCGGATTCCTTGGATTGTAAGTGCTTTGCTCTGGCGATCGAGTCCATCGATGGCGAAACTGACGATATCGCTGCAGATACACGCCATTCTTCTACATTCAGTCTTATGCCCTCGCATTAGGGACATCTCCAGACCTGGCGTTCTACCTCCTTGCAATCTTGAATGCAGCGTCGACCTTCGGACGAGTCCTGCCCAATCTTTTGGCCGATCGCATCGGACCGTTCAATGTAATCATCCCCTGCACATTGATGACTGGCATCCTTTGCCTGTGTCTCGTTGCAACGAATTCCTTTGGTTCTGTGGCCGCCATTTCTGCGTTATATGGATTCTTCTCGGGAACCTTTGTGTCTCTTCCCGCAACGATTTACGTTCATATCACAGCCAATCGAGGTCTGATAGGGACGAGAATGGGCATGGGATTCTCTGTGACCAGTATAGGTATTTTGGTCGGGACGCCAATTTCTGGAGCGATCTTGAGTGCGAGTGGGTATAACGAGATCTGGATATATGGTGGCGTCATGACGATCGTGGCAGCCGCTCTGATCTGCG
It contains:
- a CDS encoding uncharacterized protein (antiSMASH:Cluster_8~SMCOG1137:Major facilitator superfamily MFS 1) — its product is MSRSSASDLGKEAETRNINQHSNIDHDLTTGQKELIEAAEPPFTEGESDEKDEQESNDLERVATKASSKPSVNNIKSVPNGGLWAWLQVVSSFFLFMNTWGIVNTFGTYQTYYETGLLSTSSPSAISWIGSIQATLLLFVGSLTGPIYDSGYARSLVFTGTFLVVFGQMMLSLSTTYYQVILSQAICIGIGTGCLFIPCVAVLSTYFSTRIATAVGLAAAGSSIGGVVYPIVFYRLQPAIGFAWTTRVLGFLELTTLGVSCAVLRIRVLPAGRRKFLDLAAWKEVPFTFFVLGTFIGFLGLYTPFFYIQSYALALGTSPDLAFYLLAILNAASTFGRVLPNLLADRIGPFNVIIPCTLMTGILCLCLVATNSFGSVAAISALYGFFSGTFVSLPATIYVHITANRGLIGTRMGMGFSVTSIGILVGTPISGAILSASGYNEIWIYGGVMTIVAAALICVCRVSKGGWGWKTVV
- a CDS encoding uncharacterized protein (SMCOG1002:AMP-dependent synthetase and ligase~antiSMASH:Cluster_8) — its product is MNIIDTTKDLSTLFDNQAQATPDAVALEDEKVTYTYAQLAKKVDELAHRLRQHGVKRDSLVGVLLPRSADYVVACLAALKAGGAYLVLELAYPPDLLADVIEDAQPVVVIHNESETGKIKPDIPRVVLDEDQEVLTNGHAETNGEGPDPDDLEKLAFVAYSSGTTGKPKGIANPHRASVLSYNLRFGLSDVEPGARVACNVFFVWEIIRPLLRGATVVTVPDESSYDPAALVELLSAKKVTETLMTPTLLAAVLARFPDIGSRLANLKTLWLNGEVVSNDLARRALHALPQVRLLNCYSACETHEIACGDVADMIRDDAVNCPVGKPFEPEHIHILGEDGKEVEPGNSGELYVGGSLLARGYLNRPETTAAAFLPDHFNGDNPDARIYRTGDLAILHENGLLEITGRTGTMIKLRGYSVVPAKVEDTVTKYLAVRQCAVTAHGDGLDRQLVAYFVKDSEAGSDRPIVEIDDQNHSPAARKVLTPYLAQYMLPTLWVELKELPTHSVSGKIDLKSLPSPIPVKTANGAKPAKDPISIDDIAEVWANTLGAERKQLKPEHSFFDLGGHSLSLAALATKLSRRFGFRIPVGRLADPPTLESHLHTVREVRDGTIAAVQSDLPTALRKDSNLDRDIEPNGAKICALKDARTVLLTGATGFLGAFLLHELLEGTSAQIICLVRSPESSEEDKPGCTARIRRNLIDLGLWSDSVMERVEVLPADLPRKRFGLAPEKFSELAERVQVIVHAAAQVNLVYPYAALRASNVDGTKEILRLACMGGATVQYVSTNGVLPRSESGHGWPEDAMLYVDAVPEKIPDGYGQTKWAAEQLVLEAGRRGLPVRILRAGTISGHSLTGAANAWDLLTALFVESIHLGYYPDVRGWRAEMTPVDFVSKAIVHLGNQTHAKQLVFHLGDPDPIETREVFQHFAELGYPTEPMDFDKWVNLWNEKRGAMKGGEGAFTVDIMRSGMPSVGFLRDIVVLNNAQTRPFRAIVERPKVDPILLETYARHWFARGWLEKPPARNSALGGSALRVRKSILTGRVAVITGASSGIGAAVASALAAEGCHLVLAARRTPALESLKRRLAVRDGKVIVKQTDVTDKAQVDDLLQTAEKELGAVDILVSCAGVMYFTMMANAHTDEWNTTVDVNCKGLLHVLAATVPGMLRRGAGHIVAISSDAGRKVFPGLGVYSASKFFVEATLQSLRLETAGKGLRVTAVQPGNTQTDLLNMSSDEEAIKAYGQPSGAKIMDPEDVANAIVYGLKQPEHIAVNEILIEPRDEPI